From Nicotiana tabacum cultivar K326 chromosome 22, ASM71507v2, whole genome shotgun sequence, one genomic window encodes:
- the LOC107814266 gene encoding cystathionine gamma-synthase 1, chloroplastic-like — MAVSSCAAAARAFPSFECRSDADFFAGGVPRHNDVPKNSSGVRFSGKANSLNHGSSIHGGMSSLILRFPPNFVRQLSVKARRNCSNIGVAQVVAASWSNNLGSPDFTPAATKAVDASAAAAAAVAPVDEEVTVMVENENPACDDRNVQIEEVTRGKYSSFLSSDGSIAIHAGERLGRGIVTDAITTPVVNTSAYFFKKTSELIDFKEKRHASFEYGRYGNPTTVVAEEKISALEGAESTLLMASGMCASTVMLLALVPAGGHIVTTTDCYRKTRIFIETILPKMGITATVIDPADIGALESVLKQKKVTLFFTESPTNPFLRCVDIELVSKLCHENGALVCIDGTFATPLNQKALALGADLVVHSATKYIGGHNDVLAGCISGPEKLVSVIRNLHHILGGAINPNAAYLIIRGMKTLHLRVQQQNSTAQRIAEILEAHPKVRCVYYPGLPSHPEHQLAKKQMTGFGGVVSFEVDGDLLTTAKFIDALKIPYIAPSFGGCESIVDQPAIMSYWDLSQSDRAKYGILDNLVRFSFGVEDFEDLKADILQALDTI, encoded by the exons ATGGCCGTTTCAAGCTGTGCAGCTGCAGCTAGGGCATTTCCATCCTTCGAATGCCGTTCCGATGCCGACTTCTTCGCCGGCGGCGTTCCACGTCACAACGACGTTCCAAAAAACTCCTCCGGCGTCCGTTTCTCCGGCAAGGCAAACTCGTTAAATCACGGATCGTCGATTCACGGTGGCATGTCTTCTCTGATCCTTAGGTTTCCGCCAAACTTCGTGCGGCAACTGAGCGTCAAAGCTCGTCGGAACTGCAGCAACATCGGCGTTGCACAAGTCGTTGCGGCTTCCTGGTCAAACAACCTCGGTTCCCCTGACTTCACTCCGGCGGCGACTAAGGCCGTTGATGCCTCAGCCGCCGCCGCCGCTGCCGTTGCTCCTGTTGATGAGGAGGTGACGGTAATGGTGGAAAATGAAAATCCGGCTTGTGATGATCGAAATGTACAGATTGAGGAGGTGACACGGGGAAAATATTCTTCGTTTTTGAGTTCTGATGGAAGTATTGCTATTCATGCCG GTGAGAGGTTAGGACGTGGTATTGTTACTGATGCAATAACTACCCCAGTGGTTAATACGTCTGCTTATTTCTTCAAGAAGACTTCTGAGCTCATTGATTTCAAG GAGAAAAGACATGCAAGTTTTGAATATGGGCGCTATGGAAACCCCACTACTGTTGTTGCTGAGGAGAAGATAAG TGCACTGGAAGGTGCTGAATCAACCTTGTTAATGGCATCTGGAATGTGTGCGAGTACTGTAATGTTGTTGGCATTAGTTCCTGCTGGTGGACATATTGTAACAACAACAGATTGCTACAGAAAGACCCGGATATTTATTGAGACAATACTGCCTAAAATGGGAATCACG GCCACAGTCATTGACCCAGCTGATATTGGAGCTCTAGAGTCAGTCCTAAAACAGAAGAAA GTGACTCTTTTCTTTACCGAGTCTCCAACAAATCCATTCCTGAGATGTGTTGACATTGAGCTGGTATCAAAGCTTTGCCATGAAAATGGAGCATTGGTTTGCATCGATGGGACATTTGCAACTCCTCTTAACCAAAAGGCCCTTGCTCTAGGGGCTGACCTCGTTGTGCACTCTGCAACAAAATATATTGGTGGCCACAATGAT GTTCTTGCTGGTTGCATTAGTGGACCTGAAAAGTTAGTTTCAGTAATTCGTAACTTGCATCATATCCTGGGTGGTGCTATCAATCCG AATGCTGCGTATTTGATCATCAGAGGTATGAAGACGCTGCATCTTCGTGTACAGCAACAGAACTCAACTGCGCAAAGGATAGCCGAAATTTTAGAGGCTCATCCCAAG GTGAGATGTGTCTATTATCCAGGCTTGCCGAGTCATCCAGAACATCAGCTGGCAAAGAAACAAATGACTGGTTTTGGTGGTGTGGTCAGCTTTGAG GTTGATGGGGATCTGCTGACTACTGCAAAATTCATTGATGCTCTGAAAATTCCTTATATTGCTCCATCATTTGGAGGCTGCGAGAGCATTGTGGATCAACCAGCAATAATGTCTTACTG GGATCTTAGCCAGTCAGACAGAGCAAAGTATGGGATCTTGGACAACTTGGTTCGATTCAGCTTTGGAGTGGAAGACTTTGAGGATTTGAAAGCTGATATTCTTCAGGCTCTGGATACCATATAG